Below is a window of Hyphomonas neptunium ATCC 15444 DNA.
ACAGGTCATCGCCTGCGCGCTGGGCCTCAGCCTCAAGAATGCGCCGGAATATAAAGCAACGCTTGGCGCGCTCTACACGATGTCGTTCTATGATGGCGAGCTCATCTTCTCGGGCGATGTCAGCTTCGAGGACGACTCCTGGAGCCTGGTTGCCAACAATCCGGCACATGCTCTGAGCGAAATCCCGACCCTGATGAACGCCCGCGTGAAATATGAATCCGCGCAAGGCTGGTCACTCGCTGTCTGGGGCAAGAACCTGTCGGACGAGGAATACTACCGCGCCACCACAGCCGGTTCCTTCTCGACCTATGCCTCCGAGCCGATCACCTACGGGATCGATCTCGGCTGGAAGTTCTAAGCTTCACACAAACGCCCTCCCAGAACAGAAAAGCCCCGGCAGCGATGCCGGGGCTTTTTACTATGATATGTGCCAGAAGGCCGGATCAGGCGTCCGCACGTTCCTTGAAGCGGCGGGGACGGGCCGCGCCATTGGAAGAGCGCTGGGAATTCTGGCCAGAAGCATTGGCGCCGCCGCCGGGCGGGCCTTTGCGATGCGGACGGCCAGAGTGCGAGCCGCCCGACTGTGAACCGGATGACTGGCCTTGATAGCCGCCGCCGCTGCGCGCGCCGCCACGGCCGCCGCCATTGCCCGAACGGTTGCCCTGAGGCTTGCCGGGCTTGCGCAGAGGCTCGTCCGGCAGGCTGACGCCGTTTGGTGCCAGCTTCAGGCCCGTGAGTTTTTCGATGGCGCGGAGCGTCGGGCGCTCATCGCGCGAGCAGAAGGAGATCGCCACGCCCGAGTTGCCGGCACGGGCGGTGCGGCCGATGCGGTGTACGAACTGTTCGGGCACATCCGGCAGGTCATAGTTGATGACGTGCGTGAGGGCGTCAACGTGAATGCCGCGGGCGGCAATGTCGGTCGCCACCAGGATCGGCACGCGGCCCGCCTTGAAGGCCTCGAGGGCTTTCTCCCGCTGGGACTGGCTCTTGTTGCCATGGATGGCAACGGAGTCGATGTCCGCTTTGGCAAGGCGTTTCACAACGCCGTCTGCGCCATGCTTGGTGCGGGTAAAGACGATCGCTGAGCGCAGTTCCGGATCGCGGATTTTTTCGATCAGAAGTGAAGCCTTTTCGGGCTGCTCCACAAAGCAGACGCGCTGTTCAATGCGACCTGCCGTAGTGGCTGGCGGCGCAACGGAGACTTCTGCCGGATTACGCAGGAAGGTCGCCGCCAGCGATTCGACGGCTTTCGGCATGGTGGCCGAGAAGAACAGCGTCTGGCGCTTGGACGGCACATTCTTCGCGATGGCACGAAGGGCGTGAATGAAGCCAAGGTCCAGCATCTGGTCGGCTTCGTCGAGGATCAGGGTTTCCACCTTGTCGAGTGAAACAGCGCGCTGTTCCATCAGGTCGATCAGGCGGCCGGGTGTTGCCACCAGGATATGCGCGCCGCGCTCGAGCTGACGGATCTGGCCGCCAATCTTTGCGCCGCCGCACACCATCACGACACGGAGGTTGAGGCCCGCGCCATAGGTGCCGAAGGAGGTGGCGATCTGGCCGGCCAGTTCGCGCGTTGGTGCAAGCACCAGAACGCGGGTGCCGCGCACAGGTGCAGGGCTGGCGTTGCGGCTGAGGCGGTCAAGGATCGGGGCTGCGAAGGCAAGGGTCTTGCCTGTACCGGTCTGGGCGAGGCCGACAATGTCGCGGCCCTGGATGACCAGAGGTATGGCCTGTTCCTGAATGGGGGTAGGGGCTGTGTAGCCGGCTTTGGTCAAAGACGTGAGAATACGGCCCGTAAGGCCGAGGGATTGGAAATCGGACATGATTACTTTCGTCAAGAAGGCGCCGGACCTGCAACAAGCAGCCAGCGTCGGGGGCAAATAACGGCCCGGCGTGATTCAGGACGTGGGGTGAATTGTCTCTAAGGAAGGGTCTGGAACGTTTCAGATTGCTCTGACTTGCTCGCTCACGCAGACCCGACCAGGTGGAAAATCCACCCTAACAAGCGGGCCTATGCGCGCTTTGTGCCCTGAAGTCAAACGATCTTCCCAGCAGGGCATTGCGCCGGATTGGCGCCGTTCCGTAATGGCACACCCGATTGTCAGGCATCGGAAGGAGCATTGGCGCCGTGATAGGCGCGCCAGCATTCAATGCCGGCTTCATTATAGGCGCGCATCGTGGAGACCATCTCCAGAAAGAGGCCCTGATTGCCCAGCTGGGGCGGCAGCAACGGATCGAAGTTGATCGCGCGGATAGCGGCCTGCCCGATCAACAGCGTCTCGCGTGCCGCTTCTGCAACGGTCAGGCCGGGAAGGCCTTTCAGGCTTTCCGTCATGGCGCTGATCGCTTCGCGGTAGGATGTCTCAAGCGCCTGGGCCGACCAGAGGCCCGGCCAGCCGCCAATGTCGGGCGCGGATACTTCCAAAACCCTCAGCACAGGCATCGTTGCGTCTGCGCCAATGCCGACAAGATCTTCCCTGTGCGCCTCTATCGCGCGCGCCAGATTTGCCGGGCGCACCCAGAGGCCGGCTTCCGCTTCCTGATAGCCAAACAGTGCCAGGGCGCGCTCGCGCGTGCGCAGCTGGCGGCGGTCGCGGCGGCCCAGATGATGGGTCATCGCTACCAGCCAGTCGCCGTTCCACGCCACAACCTTGCTGGCGACATCCTGCCATTGCTGAACCCGCCGGGTCAGTGCCTGCGCTTTGCGGCCGGGCACATAAACACCGCGTTCCGGGCTCTCCAGCAGGCCATCTTTCAGCAGGCGCGTTGCCGCCACCCGCATCGTTGCCGGTTCGATGTCAAACAGCGCGCCCGCATGAATGAGGCTGCCGATCATTTGCCGGTCCGTATCCGTTGAGCTGATCAGCGACAGGATCAGGGCCTTCGCCGTCAGGTCCTGTGGCGTCAATGGATTAAAATAATACGTGAATTGACTCATTGTGCCATTTTAGGTAATAAGTGTTTCAGAACACATAATGGGAGAGGCCGCGCATGCAATCCTTAGCCAAGATTTCCGACGTTCTGTCAAAAGACGAGCTGAACATGCTCCGGCAGAAGTCTGACCTGAAGGCGCTGGCGACCCTGGTGTGGAACTGGGGCCTGATCGTTGCGGCCTTCGCCATCGCCGTCGTGTGGCCAAACCCCCTCACCATTCTCCTCGGCATCCTGATCCTTGGCGGGCGCCAACTTGGCCTCGGCATCATCAATCATGACTGCGCCCACCACGCCTTCTTCAAGAACAAGGCGGTCGATGAATTTGTTGGCCACTGGATCGTCGGCGCGCCGATGAACATCTCGCTGGCCGCCTATCGCGCCTATCACCTGAAACACCACCAGCATGCCGGCACGCCGGACGATCCGGACATCGGCTTCGTCAAGAATTACCCGGTTCCGGCCGAAAGCCTGCGACGCAAATTCGTGCGCGATCTTACCGGCCAGACCGGCTACCGCGACACGCTGCGCAAGCTTCGCAGCTTCAAACTCTCCCGCCACTGGCCCTGGCTCACCTTCCACATCCTGCTGCTGGGCACACTGACACTTGCCGGGGCGCCATGGGCATATCTTATGTGGTGGGCGGCGGAAATTTTCGTTTATCCCGCGATCGTCCGCCTCCGGCAGATCGGTGAACACGGCACCGCGCTGGATCGCACCAGCCGGGACGCGCGCCTGAATACCGGCACGACGACCGCGCCTTTCTGGCAGCGCGTGCTGGTGGCGCCCAATAATGTGAACTTCCATCTGGAGCATCACCTGTTCGCGCATATCCCACCTTATAACCTCCGCAAGATGCACACGCTCCTGGCCTCCCGCGGCTACTATGACGGGGTCGACTGTATCTCGCGGGACTATTTCGACGTGATCCGCCGCGCCGTTCGCAAGGATGCCGCTGCGCCGATGGTGGCCGCAGAATAGCAGGGATTTTCCAGCCGGGCTGTTTGTACGCGGAAAATGCCGTGCACAAACATTCCCGCGAACTCGCCTTGCGACGCGGCGATTGCGAGTGCGGCAGACGGCCGGATGAGGTGGTCGACGGTCAGGCAAAGGCCGGTCCCCATCGCCTTCTCTCCCGACCTCTTGGATCTCGAAACAGTGTTGCCCAAAGGGCATGACGGCGCCCCGCTTGCAAAATGTCCACCACCGGGCAAAAGAGGACATTCCATTCTCAAACAAGGGTTTCCGGTGAGCGACAATTCAAAACCCGACCTCGAAGCCGAAATCGCGGCCGCCGTGCAGGAAGCCGCAGAATTCAAGCTTCAGGGCCGGGCTACGATCAACGACATCGCGCGCATCGCGAAGGTGTCGAAGAAAACGGTCTCTCGTGTCATCAATGACAGCCCGCTGGTCAAACAGCGCACCCGCGAAGTCGTAAAGGCTATCATTGCCGAGCTGGGCTATACGCCAGATCCGCAGGCGCGCGCTCTGGCGCTGCGGCGGTCGTTTCTGGTCGGCCTGGTCTATGACAGTCCCAGCCCGCAATATGTCGTCAACATGCAGCGCGGTATCCTGGACGCGCTTGAGGATACCGATTTCCAGCTTGTGCTGCGCCCGGTCAGCCGCACGGACGCAAACTATCCTGGCCGCCTCCGCCAGTTCATCCAGCACCACAAGCCGTTTGGCCTCATCCTGCCGCCGTCGGTGTCCGAGGATGAAGAGTTGTCTCAGATGTTCCGGGATCATGATGTCGACTATGTGCGCATCGCGTCTGGCATGCTGGACGCGCCCGCGCGGATGATACTGACCCATGACGGCGAAGGCGCGGCCCAGGCGGCGCGCCATTTGTGCGCGCTGGGGCATACGGACATTGCCCATATCCATGGCCCGGAATCGTTCCGCTGCGCGCATGAGCGCCGCAGCGGGTTCCAGCGCGGCCTTGCCGAGGCGGGTGTTACGCTTCATCCCGAGCTTACGGTCGAGGCGGGGTATACGTTCGACTCGGGCCTTCTGGCCATGGAGCGCCTGCTTTACGGAAAGCGCCGCCCCACGGCCGTATTTGCGGGCAATGACGAGATGGCAACGGGCGTTTATGTCGCCGTGCGCAAGGCCGGCCTGCGTATTCCTGAAGATGTGTCCATCGTCGGTTTCGACGACACGCCGATTGCAGGGCGCCTTTGGCCGGCGCTGACAACCGTGCGGCTGCCGATCCGCGAAATGGGACATGCGGCCGCCCGTCTACTGCTCGACCAGGCTGCGGGGATCGAGCGCGAAGAGGTCACCAGCTTCACGCCGGAGATAATCGTGCGCGAGTCAACCGCCGCGCCGCTCAGATGACGCGCCGCTAAGGAGGGGGCCTGCATATCTCTGAAGCGGGTCGCCATAGCTTGGGGCTTTGCGGCGTGGATCGTACGCCGCGTCAGTCCTGGCCCTCGCTTCTGCGGGACTGGGGCGCTAACAAGGGCATATTCCCCAACGTCACTTCTGAATACTGAGCCAAACATATGACGACGACACGTATCGAGCCGACCCTGGCGGCAGCCGGTGAGTATCTGCGCCAGCAGGCCGAACGGATCGAAGATGATCCCATGACCAACTCGGTCTTCGCGCTGGCGCAAACGCTGTTTCGCGACATTGAGCAGGGGGAAACGGGCCTCGATGAAGTCGCCGGCCTGATCGAAGAAGCCCACCTCCTCGCCGTCAGTCAGCGCGCCGAACGCCTGCGCGAACGCCATTCCGGCGCGCGGCCGGAGGCGGTATGGCCCCAGGTGCAGGCGCGTCTCGAAAGCGTGGCGGCTGAAGGGATCGAAGCGTTCCGCGCCGCCGTGGAGCAGGCCCATGGCGGCGTTGTGTTCACCGCCCACCCGACCTTTTCCCTCTCACCGGAGCTGCGCGTCGCCATTGCCGGCGAAGCCGTGCGCCCTGGCGCGGACACCCGCGCAGCGCTGCAAAAGGCAATCCGCGCCGACGCCAGAGACTGGAACCGCTCGATCACCCTGACCCGCGAGCATGAAGAGGCCCAGGCTGCGCTTCTCAACGCGGCCGGCGCTCAACGGCATTTTGCCGGTCTTATCTTCGATGTTGCCCGCGCGCAGTTTCCCGCCGATTGGCACGGGCTGCGGCCCGCCTTGCCCACGATTGCCAGCTGGGTCGGCTATGATCTCGACGGGCGCACAGACATCCAGTGGTATCATTCCATTACCTTCCGCCT
It encodes the following:
- a CDS encoding LacI family DNA-binding transcriptional regulator; protein product: MSDNSKPDLEAEIAAAVQEAAEFKLQGRATINDIARIAKVSKKTVSRVINDSPLVKQRTREVVKAIIAELGYTPDPQARALALRRSFLVGLVYDSPSPQYVVNMQRGILDALEDTDFQLVLRPVSRTDANYPGRLRQFIQHHKPFGLILPPSVSEDEELSQMFRDHDVDYVRIASGMLDAPARMILTHDGEGAAQAARHLCALGHTDIAHIHGPESFRCAHERRSGFQRGLAEAGVTLHPELTVEAGYTFDSGLLAMERLLYGKRRPTAVFAGNDEMATGVYVAVRKAGLRIPEDVSIVGFDDTPIAGRLWPALTTVRLPIREMGHAAARLLLDQAAGIEREEVTSFTPEIIVRESTAAPLR
- a CDS encoding DEAD/DEAH box helicase; the protein is MSDFQSLGLTGRILTSLTKAGYTAPTPIQEQAIPLVIQGRDIVGLAQTGTGKTLAFAAPILDRLSRNASPAPVRGTRVLVLAPTRELAGQIATSFGTYGAGLNLRVVMVCGGAKIGGQIRQLERGAHILVATPGRLIDLMEQRAVSLDKVETLILDEADQMLDLGFIHALRAIAKNVPSKRQTLFFSATMPKAVESLAATFLRNPAEVSVAPPATTAGRIEQRVCFVEQPEKASLLIEKIRDPELRSAIVFTRTKHGADGVVKRLAKADIDSVAIHGNKSQSQREKALEAFKAGRVPILVATDIAARGIHVDALTHVINYDLPDVPEQFVHRIGRTARAGNSGVAISFCSRDERPTLRAIEKLTGLKLAPNGVSLPDEPLRKPGKPQGNRSGNGGGRGGARSGGGYQGQSSGSQSGGSHSGRPHRKGPPGGGANASGQNSQRSSNGAARPRRFKERADA
- a CDS encoding fatty acid desaturase family protein, yielding MQSLAKISDVLSKDELNMLRQKSDLKALATLVWNWGLIVAAFAIAVVWPNPLTILLGILILGGRQLGLGIINHDCAHHAFFKNKAVDEFVGHWIVGAPMNISLAAYRAYHLKHHQHAGTPDDPDIGFVKNYPVPAESLRRKFVRDLTGQTGYRDTLRKLRSFKLSRHWPWLTFHILLLGTLTLAGAPWAYLMWWAAEIFVYPAIVRLRQIGEHGTALDRTSRDARLNTGTTTAPFWQRVLVAPNNVNFHLEHHLFAHIPPYNLRKMHTLLASRGYYDGVDCISRDYFDVIRRAVRKDAAAPMVAAE